In Drosophila yakuba strain Tai18E2 chromosome X, Prin_Dyak_Tai18E2_2.1, whole genome shotgun sequence, a single genomic region encodes these proteins:
- the LOC6526006 gene encoding plexin domain-containing protein 2 isoform X1 → MAKSVGSACAQIAILLAVICSASEFVSAVLHQETYEIVDSNLPNIAAYGVVPLSADQLHRQRRAVVVPPPVPSVTTYRGAVSANASAEAGGAGGAGGVAAETTVTTVDNKAAGGSVSYNVHNVGVNGTGQRKTYDVAPATSDSNTTSQSAAAANKKPTLFAQSGYPKKVASTMTDPSPAVIDVDVSKVDVPEEDIEAAVKNASLNETVDFHDYYNSVLYVNKEEVSSLWNELKKTPVNTMLSSSHRRAMTVELKFDFPFYGHNVRNITVATGGFLYTGEYVHSWLAATQYIAPLMANFDTSMSNDSFVRLHDNGTAFTAVWENVTLQDKPEFGKFTFSVTLHQSGDIVFTYLLVPTHIKSIQDKEHPVKVGLSDAYIIDKQLYFARRKTIYEYHRVSFQQQEITSNTIVRLAAQPTCLGYNDCNSCINHNTTFTCLWCPALNRCSTGTDRKKHEWVQEGCDTTAIHTNSSCPALGDKGNNAAAQGKSGSANTGASNGATDPSTASTGSSTPVTEPSVISTRAPHATAYIKTGVEISSDVHRDGKVGNADLSKAEPDNKNVGVAFGFMVPICLVFAVTLWLFYAYRNPHTKSGQLLIQSKQFRPSQWSWRRGEARYTAATIHM, encoded by the exons TGCATCAGGAGACGTACGAGATCGTGGACTCAAATCTACCGAACATTGCCGCATACGGAGTGGTGCCACTGAGCGCGGATCAGCTGCACCGTCAAAGGCGAGCAGTGGTGGTGCCGCCACCGGTGCCATCGGTGACCACCTACAGAGGCGCCGTGTCTGCCAATGCCAGTGCGGAAGCTGGAGGAGCCGGAGGAGCTGGTGGTGTGGCCGCAGAGACCACGGTGACCACCGTGGACAACAAGGCGGCTGGCGGTAGTGTGTCCTACAACGTGCACAATGTCGGAGTCAACGGCACCGGACAGCGGAAGACATACGATGTGGCGCCGGCCACATCGGACTCCAATACCACGAGCCAAAGTGCGGCGGCGGCTAACAAGAAGCCCACACTGTTCGCACAGTCGGGCTATCCAAAGAAGGTGGCATCAACCATGACGGATCCCTCGCCGGCGGTCATCGATGTGGACGTGTCCAAAGTGGACGTGCCCGAGGAGGACATCGAGGCGGCGGTGAAGAATGCGTCGCTGAATGAGACCGTGGACTTTCACGACTACTACAACAGTGTGCTCTATGTTAACAAGGAGGAGGTTTCTTCATTGTGGAACGAACTGAAAAAGACGCCCGTGAACACCATGCTCTCCTCGTCCCACCGCAGGGCCATGACGGTGGAGCTCAAGTTTGACTTTCCCTTCTACGGACACAATGTGCGCAACATTACGGTGGCCACCGGCGGATTCCTCTACACCGGCGAGTACGTTCACTCCTGGCTGGCGGCCACCCAGTACATTGCCCCACTGATGGCCAACTTCGATACGAGCATGTCCAACGATTCGTTTGTCCGATTGCACGACAATG GAACCGCCTTCACCGCCGTGTGGGAAAATGTGACGCTGCAGGACAAGCCGGAGTTCGGCAAGTTTACGTTCAGCGTGACCCTGCACCAGAGCGGCGACATTGTTTTCACATACCTGCTGGTGCCCACGCACATCAAGTCCATTCAGGACAAGGAGCATCCGGTCAAGGTTGGCCTCTCCGACGCCTACATTATCGACAAGCAACTATACT TTGCTCGCCGAAAGACAATCTACGAGTACCACCGTGTCTCCTTCCAGCAGCAGGAGATCACCAGCAACACCATCGTCAGGCTGGCGGCACAGCCCACCTGCCTCGGCTACAATGACTGCAATTCGTGCATCAACCACAACACAACGTTTACG TGCCTATGGTGCCCGGCGCTGAATCGCTGCTCCACGGGTACCGACCGCAAGAAGCACGAGTGGGTCCAAGAGG GATGTGACACCACCGCCATTCATACCAATAGTTCGTGCCCGGCCCTCGGCGATAAGGGTAACAATGCTGCCGCCCAAGGAAAGAGCGGTTCAGCGAACACTGGCGCCAGCAATGGTGCGACAGATCCCTCAACGGCATCCACCGGCTCATCCACGCCGGTCACGGAGCCCAGCGTGATTAGCACGAGGGCACCACATGCCACGGCATACATAAAGACGGGGGTGGAGATCTCCAGTGATGTCCACAGGGACGGAAAGGTCGGCAACGCCGATCTATCGAAGGCGGAACCGGACAACAAGAATGTTGGCGTTGCCTTTGGCTTCATGGTGCCCATCTGTCTGGTGTTCGCCGTGACGCTGTGGCTCTTCTACGCGTACCGCAATCCGCACACCAAGAGCGGCCAGCTGCTCATCCAG TCCAAGCAG TTCCGTCCCAGCCAGTGGTCATGGAGGCGTGGCGAAGCCCGCTACACGGCGGCCACGATACACATGTAG
- the LOC6526006 gene encoding plexin domain-containing protein 2 isoform X2 has translation MAKSVGSACAQIAILLAVICSASEFVSAVLHQETYEIVDSNLPNIAAYGVVPLSADQLHRQRRAVVVPPPVPSVTTYRGAVSANASAEAGGAGGAGGVAAETTVTTVDNKAAGGSVSYNVHNVGVNGTGQRKTYDVAPATSDSNTTSQSAAAANKKPTLFAQSGYPKKVASTMTDPSPAVIDVDVSKVDVPEEDIEAAVKNASLNETVDFHDYYNSVLYVNKEEVSSLWNELKKTPVNTMLSSSHRRAMTVELKFDFPFYGHNVRNITVATGGFLYTGEYVHSWLAATQYIAPLMANFDTSMSNDSFVRLHDNGTAFTAVWENVTLQDKPEFGKFTFSVTLHQSGDIVFTYLLVPTHIKSIQDKEHPVKVGLSDAYIIDKQLYFARRKTIYEYHRVSFQQQEITSNTIVRLAAQPTCLGYNDCNSCINHNTTFTCLWCPALNRCSTGTDRKKHEWVQEGCDTTAIHTNSSCPALGDKGNNAAAQGKSGSANTGASNGATDPSTASTGSSTPVTEPSVISTRAPHATAYIKTGVEISSDVHRDGKVGNADLSKAEPDNKNVGVAFGFMVPICLVFAVTLWLFYAYRNPHTKSGQLLIQFRPSQWSWRRGEARYTAATIHM, from the exons TGCATCAGGAGACGTACGAGATCGTGGACTCAAATCTACCGAACATTGCCGCATACGGAGTGGTGCCACTGAGCGCGGATCAGCTGCACCGTCAAAGGCGAGCAGTGGTGGTGCCGCCACCGGTGCCATCGGTGACCACCTACAGAGGCGCCGTGTCTGCCAATGCCAGTGCGGAAGCTGGAGGAGCCGGAGGAGCTGGTGGTGTGGCCGCAGAGACCACGGTGACCACCGTGGACAACAAGGCGGCTGGCGGTAGTGTGTCCTACAACGTGCACAATGTCGGAGTCAACGGCACCGGACAGCGGAAGACATACGATGTGGCGCCGGCCACATCGGACTCCAATACCACGAGCCAAAGTGCGGCGGCGGCTAACAAGAAGCCCACACTGTTCGCACAGTCGGGCTATCCAAAGAAGGTGGCATCAACCATGACGGATCCCTCGCCGGCGGTCATCGATGTGGACGTGTCCAAAGTGGACGTGCCCGAGGAGGACATCGAGGCGGCGGTGAAGAATGCGTCGCTGAATGAGACCGTGGACTTTCACGACTACTACAACAGTGTGCTCTATGTTAACAAGGAGGAGGTTTCTTCATTGTGGAACGAACTGAAAAAGACGCCCGTGAACACCATGCTCTCCTCGTCCCACCGCAGGGCCATGACGGTGGAGCTCAAGTTTGACTTTCCCTTCTACGGACACAATGTGCGCAACATTACGGTGGCCACCGGCGGATTCCTCTACACCGGCGAGTACGTTCACTCCTGGCTGGCGGCCACCCAGTACATTGCCCCACTGATGGCCAACTTCGATACGAGCATGTCCAACGATTCGTTTGTCCGATTGCACGACAATG GAACCGCCTTCACCGCCGTGTGGGAAAATGTGACGCTGCAGGACAAGCCGGAGTTCGGCAAGTTTACGTTCAGCGTGACCCTGCACCAGAGCGGCGACATTGTTTTCACATACCTGCTGGTGCCCACGCACATCAAGTCCATTCAGGACAAGGAGCATCCGGTCAAGGTTGGCCTCTCCGACGCCTACATTATCGACAAGCAACTATACT TTGCTCGCCGAAAGACAATCTACGAGTACCACCGTGTCTCCTTCCAGCAGCAGGAGATCACCAGCAACACCATCGTCAGGCTGGCGGCACAGCCCACCTGCCTCGGCTACAATGACTGCAATTCGTGCATCAACCACAACACAACGTTTACG TGCCTATGGTGCCCGGCGCTGAATCGCTGCTCCACGGGTACCGACCGCAAGAAGCACGAGTGGGTCCAAGAGG GATGTGACACCACCGCCATTCATACCAATAGTTCGTGCCCGGCCCTCGGCGATAAGGGTAACAATGCTGCCGCCCAAGGAAAGAGCGGTTCAGCGAACACTGGCGCCAGCAATGGTGCGACAGATCCCTCAACGGCATCCACCGGCTCATCCACGCCGGTCACGGAGCCCAGCGTGATTAGCACGAGGGCACCACATGCCACGGCATACATAAAGACGGGGGTGGAGATCTCCAGTGATGTCCACAGGGACGGAAAGGTCGGCAACGCCGATCTATCGAAGGCGGAACCGGACAACAAGAATGTTGGCGTTGCCTTTGGCTTCATGGTGCCCATCTGTCTGGTGTTCGCCGTGACGCTGTGGCTCTTCTACGCGTACCGCAATCCGCACACCAAGAGCGGCCAGCTGCTCATCCAG TTCCGTCCCAGCCAGTGGTCATGGAGGCGTGGCGAAGCCCGCTACACGGCGGCCACGATACACATGTAG